One Paraburkholderia kururiensis DNA window includes the following coding sequences:
- a CDS encoding acyltransferase family protein has translation MDGLSAVRSAGARAEGNTGNTGSAASGKSLKIDAIRFLAATWVMLYHFGPPPFKEIFKAMLPPALAPVGGALWSGSVVLFAGPAAVIVFFVISGYCIHHAWHRDAVLKPVNYFASRYVRIGLPLAVAVLVCQPLPGAGNLLQSVLWSLYCEIVYYTLYPLLRSYFRYAGEMIVGIALAGAAMVWYVHTHTHIVCEHCVYETYGVAGTSLLYLPGWLLGCLVAEIQQTGLTRAGERGAASARSSMSPFTARFAGTLRVVAQALSTQLVVTRIAVVTAASLTFVLASTSRIKPAFLPFIGPDITLPVFQLVATAWLAAELARPSRSRFWHRVGALGAWSYSLYLCHKLAQAILGVTGSPPGVVAAWFATVVIALAVSYAFYLAVERPSHRLAHRLRKFAQRAPTRPAV, from the coding sequence ATGGACGGACTTTCCGCTGTGAGGTCGGCAGGGGCGCGCGCTGAGGGCAACACAGGCAATACGGGCAGTGCGGCGTCCGGCAAATCGCTCAAGATCGACGCCATCCGTTTTCTCGCGGCCACGTGGGTCATGCTGTACCACTTCGGCCCCCCGCCTTTCAAAGAGATTTTCAAGGCCATGCTGCCGCCTGCGCTCGCGCCCGTGGGCGGCGCGCTGTGGTCGGGTTCGGTCGTGCTGTTCGCGGGGCCGGCGGCCGTGATCGTGTTCTTCGTGATCTCGGGCTACTGCATTCACCACGCCTGGCATCGCGACGCGGTGCTCAAGCCCGTCAACTATTTTGCCTCGCGCTACGTGCGCATCGGCTTGCCGCTGGCGGTGGCCGTGCTCGTCTGTCAGCCTCTGCCGGGGGCGGGCAATCTGCTGCAGTCGGTGCTGTGGTCGCTCTACTGCGAAATCGTTTATTACACGCTCTATCCGCTGCTGCGCAGCTATTTCCGCTACGCGGGGGAGATGATCGTCGGCATCGCGCTCGCGGGCGCCGCGATGGTGTGGTACGTCCATACGCACACGCACATCGTGTGTGAGCACTGCGTCTACGAGACGTATGGCGTGGCCGGCACGTCGCTCCTATATCTGCCGGGCTGGCTGCTGGGCTGCCTCGTCGCCGAGATCCAGCAGACGGGTTTGACGAGAGCGGGCGAGCGTGGCGCCGCGTCTGCGCGCTCGTCCATGTCCCCCTTTACCGCGCGCTTTGCCGGTACGCTGCGCGTCGTCGCGCAGGCGCTTTCGACGCAACTCGTCGTGACGCGCATCGCCGTCGTGACGGCCGCGTCGCTGACCTTCGTGCTGGCCTCCACGTCGCGCATCAAGCCGGCGTTCCTGCCGTTCATCGGGCCCGACATCACGCTGCCCGTTTTCCAGCTCGTTGCGACCGCATGGCTTGCCGCCGAACTGGCGCGGCCTTCGCGTAGTCGCTTCTGGCATCGCGTGGGTGCACTGGGCGCGTGGTCTTACAGCCTCTATCTCTGCCATAAGCTCGCGCAGGCGATTCTCGGCGTGACGGGCAGTCCGCCGGGCGTGGTGGCCGCATGGTTCGCGACGGTGGTGATCGCGCTCGCCGTGAGCTACGCGTTCTACCTCGCGGTGGAGCGGCCCTCGCACCGGCTCGCGCATCGGCTACGCAAGTTTGCGCAGCGTGCGCCCACGCGACCTGCTGTCTGA
- a CDS encoding methyl-accepting chemotaxis protein translates to MKAVSGTSGAIGFVPRHEPAAPRSGQPAGTAGSRRLARLSVKATLRLAFALLLIGTLAIGIFALTQISRLNASAQSIYDQGHVASRAAEEVRGYMLRASRAQKMLLTATTAKERDELGADIESGLAALNTQLATLKQYSDASSDAKDAQLERKFSAAVATWSGHLHDFVTLVKAQPLDLSQMNWQVGTQDVSLLVETGKLEKLVDELVAQRGTAAKATIEASAFIFRSSFVMIAAMTVGLIVLAFLVSEWVVRRLARQLGGEPAYAKEIAARIAAGELGYPVKVDRRDSSSVLFALRDMQKGLASTVSEIAASAEAIAAASSEISMGNLDLSQRTEQQATALERTATSMEQLTSTVRQNADNAKQASTLAANASEIAEKGGEVVGRVVATMGEINDSAKSIADIIGVIEGIAFQTNILALNAAVEAARAGEEGRGFSVVAGEVRNLAQRSAAAAKEIKTLISASVDRVSNGSALAQDAGQTMDEVVKAVKRVTDIMGEISAASAEQSAGIEEVNHAVTQMDAGTQQNAALVEEATAAAQSLDDQAKALKRMVGKFQLAG, encoded by the coding sequence ATGAAAGCAGTTTCGGGGACCAGCGGCGCCATCGGATTCGTACCACGGCACGAACCGGCGGCACCCCGGTCGGGCCAGCCTGCGGGCACGGCCGGATCACGCCGCCTCGCGCGGCTGTCGGTCAAGGCGACGCTGCGGCTCGCCTTTGCCCTCCTGTTGATCGGCACGCTCGCCATCGGCATATTCGCGCTCACGCAGATCAGCCGGCTCAACGCATCGGCGCAATCCATCTATGACCAGGGCCACGTGGCCAGCCGCGCCGCGGAAGAAGTGCGCGGCTACATGCTGCGTGCGAGCCGCGCCCAGAAGATGCTGCTCACCGCGACCACGGCGAAGGAGCGCGACGAACTGGGCGCCGACATCGAAAGCGGGCTCGCCGCGCTCAACACGCAGCTCGCCACGCTGAAGCAATATTCCGATGCTTCGTCTGATGCAAAAGACGCCCAGCTGGAGCGCAAGTTCTCTGCGGCGGTGGCCACCTGGAGCGGCCACCTGCATGACTTCGTGACGCTCGTGAAGGCGCAGCCGCTCGACCTCTCGCAGATGAACTGGCAGGTGGGCACGCAGGACGTGTCGCTGCTCGTGGAAACGGGCAAGCTCGAAAAGCTCGTCGACGAACTCGTCGCCCAGCGCGGCACGGCGGCGAAGGCCACCATCGAGGCGTCCGCGTTCATCTTCCGTTCGTCGTTCGTGATGATCGCGGCGATGACCGTGGGGCTGATCGTGCTCGCGTTCCTCGTGAGCGAGTGGGTGGTGCGGCGGCTCGCGCGTCAGCTGGGCGGCGAGCCGGCCTACGCGAAAGAGATCGCGGCGCGCATCGCCGCGGGCGAGCTGGGTTATCCCGTGAAGGTGGACCGGCGCGATTCGTCGAGCGTGCTGTTCGCGTTGCGCGACATGCAGAAGGGGCTCGCTTCCACGGTGAGCGAGATCGCGGCGAGCGCCGAGGCCATTGCGGCGGCGTCGAGCGAAATCTCGATGGGCAACCTCGATCTCTCGCAGCGCACGGAGCAACAGGCCACGGCGCTGGAGCGCACGGCGACCAGCATGGAGCAGCTCACGTCCACGGTGCGCCAGAATGCCGACAACGCAAAGCAGGCCAGCACGCTGGCGGCCAACGCGTCGGAGATCGCGGAAAAGGGCGGCGAAGTGGTGGGCCGCGTGGTCGCGACGATGGGCGAGATCAACGACAGCGCGAAGAGCATCGCGGACATCATCGGCGTGATCGAAGGCATCGCGTTCCAGACCAACATTCTGGCGCTCAACGCGGCCGTTGAAGCGGCGCGCGCGGGCGAGGAAGGGCGCGGCTTTTCGGTGGTGGCGGGCGAGGTGCGCAACCTCGCGCAGCGCAGCGCGGCTGCGGCGAAGGAAATCAAGACGCTCATCAGCGCATCCGTGGATCGCGTGAGCAACGGCTCGGCGCTCGCGCAGGACGCGGGCCAAACCATGGACGAGGTCGTGAAGGCCGTGAAGCGGGTGACCGACATCATGGGCGAAATCTCGGCGGCCTCGGCGGAACAGAGCGCCGGCATCGAAGAAGTGAACCACGCGGTCACGCAGATGGACGCCGGCACGCAGCAGAACGCGGCGCTCGTGGAAGAGGCCACGGCGGCGGCCCAGTCGCTCGACGATCAGGCGAAGGCGCTCAAGCGGATGGTCGGCAAGTTCCAGCTGGCGGGTTGA
- a CDS encoding type II toxin-antitoxin system HipA family toxin has product MSGATLDVYVNGRQVGTLAEEAGQYVFTYLPDVPPASLVSLLMPVRAASYGWKTLHPFFQMNLPEGFQKNLMIRRLGPHADVSDFGLLALTGANTIGRVQLVPRGVTPERAASKADMAPLLASADSRDNLLQLLEGGVAEGVSGVMPKALARPDRLAPPDLPDDRATVRTDEFILKTGFEDLPGLAINEYLCLEVAREAGLEVPEARLSDDGQVLAVRRFDRNADGGMLAVEDYCALKPNDAVNKYKGSLEDLAKLTHTYVPRAALKDNARRLYTLILLNYAIHNADAHLKNFALVYTSVDDVRLAPVYDVLSGTVYPRYATQLPALTLQGKRVWASGSMLATYGGARLGLSKADMDEARERITTAVHAVAPKVEICAKRYPAFREVAKGMLDTWAAGLEDIQPGAKPGKTTPAPLREQMGMSGPDTAARRKEANPYANADGPFSHKSR; this is encoded by the coding sequence GTGAGCGGCGCGACCCTCGACGTCTATGTAAACGGCCGGCAAGTGGGGACGCTCGCGGAGGAAGCCGGCCAGTACGTGTTCACCTACCTGCCCGACGTTCCACCGGCAAGCCTCGTCTCGCTGCTCATGCCGGTGCGCGCGGCCTCGTATGGCTGGAAGACGCTGCATCCTTTCTTCCAGATGAATCTGCCGGAAGGCTTCCAGAAGAATTTGATGATCCGACGGCTCGGCCCGCACGCCGACGTCAGCGATTTCGGTCTGCTTGCGCTCACGGGCGCGAACACCATCGGACGCGTTCAGCTGGTGCCGCGAGGCGTCACGCCGGAACGCGCGGCCAGCAAGGCGGATATGGCGCCGCTGCTGGCGTCGGCCGATTCGCGCGACAACCTCTTGCAACTGCTCGAAGGCGGCGTTGCGGAAGGCGTCTCGGGGGTCATGCCCAAGGCGCTCGCCCGCCCTGACCGTCTCGCTCCTCCCGACCTTCCCGACGATAGAGCCACTGTCCGGACCGACGAGTTCATCCTGAAGACCGGATTCGAAGACTTGCCGGGGCTCGCCATCAACGAATACCTGTGCCTCGAAGTGGCGCGCGAAGCCGGTCTCGAGGTGCCCGAAGCGCGCCTGTCCGACGACGGCCAGGTGCTCGCCGTGCGCCGCTTCGACCGCAACGCCGACGGCGGGATGCTCGCGGTGGAGGACTACTGCGCGCTCAAACCCAACGACGCCGTGAACAAGTACAAGGGGTCGCTGGAAGACCTCGCGAAACTCACGCACACCTACGTGCCGCGGGCCGCGCTCAAAGACAACGCACGGCGCCTCTACACGCTGATCCTGCTCAACTACGCGATTCACAACGCCGACGCGCACCTGAAGAATTTCGCCCTCGTCTACACGAGCGTCGACGACGTCCGGCTTGCGCCCGTCTACGACGTGCTGAGCGGCACCGTCTACCCGAGGTACGCGACGCAACTGCCCGCGCTCACGTTGCAGGGCAAACGGGTGTGGGCGTCGGGCAGCATGCTGGCGACGTACGGCGGCGCACGGCTGGGGCTCAGCAAGGCGGACATGGACGAGGCACGCGAGCGCATCACGACCGCGGTGCACGCGGTGGCGCCGAAGGTGGAGATCTGCGCGAAGCGCTACCCCGCGTTTCGCGAGGTGGCAAAAGGCATGCTGGATACGTGGGCCGCCGGGCTGGAAGACATCCAGCCCGGCGCGAAGCCCGGCAAGACCACGCCGGCGCCGCTGCGCGAACAGATGGGCATGTCGGGGCCCGACACGGCGGCCCGGCGCAAGGAAGCAAATCCCTACGCCAACGCCGACGGTCCCTTCAGCCACAAGTCGCGATAA
- a CDS encoding helix-turn-helix domain-containing protein produces MNLAELGEAFRRARMAANLTQQQVADMSGVARGRISMFETGTLPEIGAVKLLSLFDAVGLELIARPPGHQRTLDDVLTEAAVTYDAPPRQRVRTRAARPPKTTEGKP; encoded by the coding sequence ATGAACCTCGCAGAATTGGGTGAAGCCTTCCGCCGTGCGCGCATGGCGGCCAACCTGACGCAACAACAGGTGGCCGACATGAGCGGCGTCGCCCGCGGCCGCATCAGCATGTTCGAAACGGGAACGCTGCCCGAAATCGGCGCCGTCAAGTTGCTGAGTCTCTTCGACGCGGTCGGGCTCGAACTGATCGCGCGCCCACCGGGCCATCAGCGCACGCTCGACGACGTGCTGACGGAAGCCGCCGTCACCTACGACGCGCCGCCGCGCCAGCGCGTGCGCACCCGCGCCGCGCGGCCTCCGAAAACCACGGAGGGCAAACCGTGA
- the iolB gene encoding 5-deoxy-glucuronate isomerase, whose translation MTLLVKAEREGQTIARVTPESADWRYVGFAAYRLGENDVVHVFDSARESCIVVLCGVVDIEAGDTKWLNLGSRDSVFEDKSPYAVYLPPNVRAVVRGVRNAEIGVASAPAKGTLPPRLIEPAQMKRSTRGKGLNTRYVCDILPQTEPAESLLVVEVRTPPGHASSYPPHKHDTDAIPVESSLEETYYHRLDPPQGFAFQRVYTDSRDIDESMAVEDHDVVMVPRGYHPVVVPYGYDSYYLNVMAGPQRVWHFKNDPAHEWIIERDARGG comes from the coding sequence ATGACCCTGCTGGTAAAGGCCGAGCGCGAAGGCCAGACGATCGCGCGCGTCACGCCCGAATCGGCGGACTGGCGCTATGTCGGTTTCGCCGCCTACCGGCTCGGTGAAAACGACGTGGTACACGTGTTCGACAGCGCGCGGGAAAGCTGCATCGTCGTGCTCTGTGGTGTGGTGGACATCGAGGCCGGCGACACGAAGTGGCTGAACCTGGGTTCGCGCGACAGCGTGTTCGAAGACAAGTCGCCTTATGCGGTGTATCTGCCGCCCAACGTGCGCGCCGTGGTGCGCGGCGTGCGTAACGCAGAGATCGGCGTGGCGAGCGCGCCCGCGAAGGGCACGCTGCCGCCGCGGCTCATCGAGCCCGCGCAGATGAAGCGCTCCACGCGCGGCAAGGGGCTCAATACGCGGTACGTTTGCGACATCCTTCCGCAGACGGAGCCGGCCGAATCGCTGCTCGTGGTGGAAGTGCGCACGCCGCCCGGCCACGCGTCCAGTTACCCGCCGCACAAGCACGACACGGACGCCATACCCGTGGAAAGCTCGCTCGAAGAGACGTACTACCACCGGCTCGATCCGCCGCAAGGCTTCGCGTTCCAGCGCGTGTACACGGATTCGCGCGACATCGACGAATCCATGGCCGTGGAGGATCACGACGTCGTGATGGTGCCGCGCGGTTATCACCCGGTGGTGGTGCCCTACGGCTACGACTCGTACTACCTCAACGTGATGGCGGGACCGCAACGCGTGTGGCACTTCAAGAACGACCCGGCGCACGAGTGGATCATCGAGCGGGATGCGCGCGGCGGCTGA
- the iolE gene encoding myo-inosose-2 dehydratase, translating into MNSFEVRIGINPLSWMNDDLPSLGGETPLEVALTEGRRIGYEGFELGNKFPREPQALKALLAQYDLALVSGWYSGQLARRSVEEEIAAVGPHLELLAKNGATAMVYGEVADTIQGAPKPLYQRPRFFSAAQWDAYAERVDAFARYTLSHGVRVAYHHHMGAYVETPADVDNLMARTSDAVGLLFDTGHITFAGGDPIAVLDKYIDRVCHVHCKDVRPAVVKLARNRNWSFLDAVLAGAFTVPGDGAVDFASVIDRLKRHGYRGWLVVEAEQDPVVAPSYSYAEKGYRTLRTLVDAPLDATKEAA; encoded by the coding sequence ATGAATTCGTTTGAAGTGCGCATCGGCATCAACCCGCTCTCGTGGATGAACGACGACCTGCCCTCGCTCGGCGGCGAAACGCCGCTCGAGGTGGCGCTCACCGAAGGGCGGCGCATCGGCTACGAGGGGTTCGAACTCGGCAACAAGTTTCCGCGCGAACCGCAGGCCTTGAAGGCATTGCTCGCGCAGTACGACCTCGCGCTCGTCTCCGGCTGGTACTCGGGGCAGCTCGCGCGGCGCAGCGTGGAAGAGGAAATTGCGGCCGTCGGCCCGCATCTCGAACTGCTCGCGAAGAACGGCGCCACGGCGATGGTCTACGGCGAAGTGGCCGACACCATCCAGGGCGCGCCGAAACCGCTCTATCAGCGCCCGCGCTTTTTCTCCGCGGCGCAGTGGGACGCCTACGCGGAACGTGTCGATGCCTTCGCGCGCTACACGCTCTCGCACGGCGTGCGCGTCGCCTATCACCATCACATGGGCGCGTACGTGGAAACGCCGGCCGACGTCGACAACCTCATGGCCCGCACGAGCGACGCCGTGGGCCTGCTGTTCGACACGGGGCACATCACGTTCGCGGGCGGCGACCCCATCGCGGTGCTCGACAAATACATCGACCGCGTGTGCCACGTGCACTGCAAGGACGTGCGCCCTGCCGTCGTGAAGCTCGCGCGCAACCGCAACTGGAGCTTTCTCGATGCCGTGCTGGCGGGCGCCTTCACCGTGCCCGGCGACGGCGCCGTCGACTTCGCGAGCGTGATCGATCGGCTCAAGCGCCACGGCTATCGCGGCTGGCTCGTGGTGGAAGCGGAACAGGACCCGGTGGTGGCGCCCTCGTACTCGTATGCGGAGAAAGGCTATCGCACGCTGCGTACGCTCGTGGACGCGCCGCTCGACGCAACGAAGGAGGCCGCATGA
- the iolD gene encoding 3D-(3,5/4)-trihydroxycyclohexane-1,2-dione acylhydrolase (decyclizing), whose protein sequence is MNERVAPPSTGAAHTPAQAAQPQTGTVRLTAAQALVRYLAAQRVAAEDGSGRTEPLFGGVFAIFGHGNVAGMGEALYQHRHELPTFRAHNEQAMAHSAIAYAKAHMRRRMMAVTTSIGPGATNLVTAAALAHVNRLPVLLLPGDIFVSRAPDPVLQQVEDFHDGGISANDAFKPVSRYFDRIMHPAQLLTALPRALRVLTDAALCGPVTLALPQDVQAAAYDYPVDFFMPRLVTFHTPAPVESEIDAVLGTLRAAQRPMIVAGGGVLYSGATEALHAFAHAHGIPVAETQAGKSALAWDDPLNAGAMGVTGSPAANALARDADCVLAVGTRLQDFTTGSNSLFTQAQVIGINANAFDGLKHGALVVEADAKRALETLGAKLEGWRAAADWSERARSLAAQWRDTVSRLTNAPQHEVGQGSTLPYDADVIGAVQRSAANSPANDIVVCAAGTLPAELHKLWRAGRPGAYHVEYGYSCMGYEIAGGLGAKLAHPEREVIVMVGDGSYLMMNSELATSVMLGAKMVVVVLDNRGYGCINRLQQACGGAPFNNLFEDCVQGPAGAPQIDFAAHARALGTHAEHVANVGELEAAMQRARAADRTYVIVIDTDPARTTDEGGWWWEVAVPEVSQRGAVREARAKYEAQIAARRRHDGTT, encoded by the coding sequence ATGAACGAACGCGTTGCACCTCCCTCGACCGGCGCCGCGCACACGCCGGCCCAGGCCGCACAGCCGCAGACGGGCACCGTCCGCCTGACCGCGGCCCAGGCCCTCGTGCGCTATCTCGCTGCACAGCGCGTGGCAGCCGAAGACGGCAGCGGTCGCACCGAGCCGCTCTTCGGCGGCGTGTTCGCGATTTTCGGCCACGGCAACGTGGCGGGCATGGGCGAGGCGCTCTATCAGCATCGTCACGAGCTGCCCACTTTCCGCGCCCACAACGAGCAGGCCATGGCGCACAGCGCGATTGCCTACGCGAAGGCACACATGCGCCGCCGCATGATGGCCGTGACGACCTCGATCGGTCCGGGCGCGACGAATCTCGTGACGGCTGCGGCGCTTGCGCACGTGAACCGGTTGCCGGTACTGCTCCTGCCAGGCGACATCTTCGTGTCGCGCGCGCCAGACCCGGTGTTGCAGCAAGTCGAAGACTTCCACGACGGCGGCATTTCCGCGAACGACGCGTTCAAGCCCGTCTCGCGCTATTTCGACCGCATCATGCATCCCGCGCAGTTGCTCACGGCGTTGCCGCGTGCGTTGCGCGTGCTCACGGACGCCGCGCTCTGCGGGCCCGTCACGCTCGCGCTGCCGCAGGACGTACAGGCCGCCGCCTACGACTATCCCGTCGATTTCTTCATGCCGCGCCTCGTGACGTTCCACACGCCGGCGCCGGTCGAGAGCGAGATCGACGCGGTGCTCGGCACGCTGCGCGCCGCGCAACGACCGATGATCGTGGCGGGCGGCGGCGTGCTCTACAGCGGCGCCACGGAAGCGCTGCACGCGTTCGCGCACGCGCATGGCATTCCGGTCGCCGAGACCCAGGCAGGCAAGAGCGCGCTTGCCTGGGACGATCCGCTCAACGCGGGCGCAATGGGCGTGACGGGGTCGCCCGCCGCGAATGCGCTCGCGCGCGACGCCGACTGCGTGCTCGCCGTGGGTACGCGCCTGCAGGACTTCACCACAGGGTCGAACTCGCTCTTCACGCAGGCGCAGGTCATCGGCATCAACGCGAATGCATTCGACGGGCTCAAGCACGGCGCGCTCGTCGTCGAGGCCGATGCGAAGCGCGCGCTCGAAACGCTCGGTGCGAAGCTCGAGGGCTGGCGTGCGGCGGCTGACTGGAGCGAGCGTGCACGGTCGCTTGCTGCGCAATGGCGCGACACCGTGAGCCGCCTCACGAACGCGCCCCAGCACGAAGTCGGGCAAGGTAGCACCCTGCCCTACGACGCGGACGTGATCGGCGCCGTGCAACGCTCGGCCGCGAACTCGCCCGCCAACGACATCGTGGTCTGCGCAGCCGGCACGCTGCCCGCCGAACTTCACAAGCTCTGGCGCGCGGGCCGACCCGGCGCCTATCACGTCGAATACGGCTACTCGTGCATGGGCTACGAGATCGCGGGCGGTCTGGGCGCGAAGCTCGCACACCCGGAACGCGAAGTCATCGTGATGGTGGGCGACGGCAGCTACCTCATGATGAACAGCGAACTCGCGACCTCCGTGATGCTCGGCGCGAAGATGGTCGTCGTCGTGCTCGACAACCGCGGCTACGGTTGCATCAACCGGCTGCAGCAGGCCTGCGGCGGTGCGCCCTTCAACAACCTCTTCGAGGACTGCGTGCAGGGCCCGGCCGGCGCGCCGCAGATCGACTTCGCCGCGCATGCGCGCGCGCTCGGCACGCACGCGGAGCACGTGGCGAACGTCGGCGAACTCGAAGCCGCGATGCAGCGCGCGCGGGCGGCGGATCGCACCTACGTGATCGTGATCGACACCGATCCCGCGCGTACCACGGACGAAGGCGGCTGGTGGTGGGAAGTGGCGGTGCCCGAAGTCTCGCAGCGCGGCGCCGTGCGCGAGGCTCGCGCGAAGTACGAGGCGCAGATCGCCGCGCGCCGTCGCCACGACGGCACCACGTGA
- a CDS encoding bifunctional 5-dehydro-2-deoxygluconokinase/5-dehydro-2-deoxyphosphogluconate aldolase, producing MALTGNSSVPGPSRFAPGRSRDVICLGRLAVDLYAQQVGARLEDVTSFAKYLGGSSANIAFGCARLGLRAAMLTRVGNDHMGRFLTETLDKEGCDTSHVRVDMDRLTALVLLGLKDRDTFPLIFYRENCADMAVDEHDFDEAFIASSKALLITGTHFSTEQVNRASRRALDYARRNQVRTVLDIDYRPVLWGLTGKADGETRFVANEDVTAHLQRILPLFDLVIGTEEEFRIAGGKSELVDALAMVRAVTPATLVVKRGPLGCQVIDGKVPASLDDVPLQGGVEVEVLNVLGAGDAFASGFLSGWLRDQPLDACAKAANACGALVVSRHGCAPAMPTPAELDYFLSAAAVDPVRMRRPDRDTTLARLHRVTPPRTRHDEVLGFAFDHRNQFFDLAQQTGADESRIATLKGLFVEAVAQTESALGLAGRIGVLIDDRYGQDALNAATGRGWWVGRPVELPGSVPLVFDHGRSIGTTLTSWPISHTVKCLVQFHPDEPIEQRLEQEAQLRALYDATQASGHELLLEVIPPKHAGLPLGPDTVYRALKRLYNIGIYPEWWKLEPMDAAQWRAIDALVAERDPYCRGVVLLGLSAPVEQLTQDFRAAAASATCRGFTVGRTIFHEPSHAWLAGTIGDDELIARVRRTFETLIAAWRTAREAAGAGASSATNRAGTVHEEKAA from the coding sequence ATGGCACTCACCGGCAACTCCAGCGTCCCCGGCCCGAGCCGCTTCGCGCCAGGCCGCAGCCGCGACGTCATCTGTCTCGGCCGCCTCGCCGTCGACCTGTACGCGCAGCAGGTCGGCGCGCGGCTGGAAGACGTGACGAGCTTCGCGAAATACCTCGGCGGCTCGTCGGCGAACATCGCCTTCGGCTGCGCGCGGCTCGGCCTGCGCGCGGCCATGCTCACGCGCGTGGGCAACGACCACATGGGGCGCTTTCTGACCGAAACGCTCGACAAGGAAGGCTGCGACACGAGCCACGTGCGCGTCGACATGGATCGCCTCACGGCGCTCGTGCTGCTCGGCCTCAAAGACCGCGACACGTTTCCGCTCATCTTCTATCGCGAGAACTGCGCGGACATGGCCGTGGACGAACACGACTTCGACGAAGCGTTCATCGCGTCGTCGAAGGCGCTGCTCATCACGGGCACGCACTTCTCCACCGAACAGGTGAACCGCGCGAGCCGCCGCGCACTCGACTACGCGCGCCGCAACCAGGTGCGCACCGTGCTCGACATCGACTATCGGCCCGTGCTCTGGGGCCTCACGGGCAAGGCCGACGGCGAGACGCGGTTCGTCGCGAACGAAGACGTGACGGCGCATCTGCAACGCATCCTGCCGCTCTTCGATCTCGTGATCGGCACCGAAGAAGAATTCCGCATTGCGGGCGGCAAGAGTGAACTCGTCGACGCGCTCGCCATGGTGCGCGCCGTGACGCCCGCTACGCTCGTCGTGAAGCGCGGGCCGCTCGGCTGCCAGGTGATCGACGGCAAGGTGCCCGCCTCGCTCGACGACGTGCCGTTGCAGGGCGGCGTCGAAGTGGAGGTGCTCAACGTGCTGGGTGCAGGCGATGCGTTCGCGTCGGGCTTCCTGTCGGGCTGGCTGCGCGACCAGCCGCTCGACGCCTGCGCAAAAGCCGCGAACGCGTGCGGCGCGCTCGTCGTGTCGCGCCACGGCTGCGCGCCCGCCATGCCCACGCCCGCTGAACTCGATTACTTCCTCTCGGCCGCGGCCGTGGACCCCGTGCGCATGCGCCGCCCCGATCGCGATACGACGCTCGCGCGTCTGCATCGCGTCACGCCGCCGCGCACGCGCCACGACGAAGTGCTCGGCTTCGCGTTCGACCATCGCAACCAGTTCTTCGACCTCGCGCAGCAAACGGGCGCCGACGAATCGCGCATCGCCACGCTCAAGGGCCTCTTCGTGGAAGCGGTGGCGCAGACCGAAAGCGCGTTGGGGCTCGCGGGCCGCATCGGCGTGCTGATCGACGACCGCTACGGTCAGGACGCGCTCAACGCCGCGACCGGACGCGGCTGGTGGGTGGGTCGCCCTGTCGAGCTGCCGGGCTCGGTGCCGCTCGTGTTCGATCATGGCCGCTCCATCGGCACCACGCTCACAAGCTGGCCCATCTCGCACACGGTGAAGTGCCTCGTGCAGTTCCATCCCGACGAGCCCATCGAACAGCGGCTCGAACAGGAAGCGCAATTGCGCGCGCTCTACGACGCAACGCAGGCAAGCGGCCACGAATTGCTGCTCGAAGTGATTCCGCCCAAGCACGCCGGTCTGCCGCTCGGGCCGGATACGGTTTATCGCGCGCTCAAGCGGCTCTATAACATCGGCATCTATCCCGAGTGGTGGAAGCTCGAACCGATGGATGCCGCGCAGTGGCGGGCCATCGACGCGCTCGTCGCCGAACGCGACCCGTATTGCCGCGGCGTGGTGCTGCTGGGACTCTCCGCGCCCGTCGAGCAGCTCACGCAGGACTTCCGCGCGGCAGCCGCATCGGCCACCTGCCGAGGCTTCACGGTGGGCCGCACCATCTTTCATGAGCCGAGCCACGCGTGGCTCGCGGGCACCATCGGCGACGACGAACTCATTGCCCGCGTGCGCCGCACGTTCGAAACGCTGATCGCCGCGTGGCGCACGGCGCGCGAAGCGGCCGGCGCGGGCGCGAGCAGCGCGACGAACCGCGCAGGCACGGTACACGAGGAGAAAGCCGCATGA